The proteins below are encoded in one region of Salmo salar chromosome ssa02, Ssal_v3.1, whole genome shotgun sequence:
- the LOC123733231 gene encoding gastrula zinc finger protein XlCGF17.1-like, which produces LVHTGERRDYRGSSGEPQQHDADEAEKRLSTSEHLKHQQRTTGNKSICCSECGKRCKSSSELKIHQRTHTGEKSHHCFDCGKSYLRLKSLQVHLRIHNGEKPYSCDQCGKSFTTSSYLIIHQRTHTGEKPYSCTQCGKSFTQSSNLLSHQRTHTGEKPFSCNQCVKSFITSRELTEHQRTHTGEKPYSCDQCGKSFISSSHLTRHQRVHTGEKRFHCSDCGKRFSTSQNLKKHQKTHTGEKSYSCDQCGKTFTQSSSLKSYRKLHTEEKPFSCDQCG; this is translated from the coding sequence cttgttcacacaggagagagacgtgactatcgtggatcctctggggagcctcaacagcatgatgctgacgaggcagagaagcgtctctccacatcagaacacctcaaacACCAGCAGAGAACCACAGGGAATAAATCTATCTGCTGCTCTGAATGTGGGAAACgttgcaaatcttcatcagaacttaaaatacaccagcgaacacacacaggagagaaatctcaccactgttttgattgtgggaagagttacttaagattAAAATCACTACAAgtacacctgagaattcacaatggagagaaaccttacagctgtgatcaatgtgggaagagttttactacatctagctatctgattatacaccagagaacacatacaggagagaaaccgtacagctgtactcaatgtgggaagagttttactcagtcaagcaacctgttatcacatcagaggacacacacaggagagaaaccttttagttgTAATCAATGTGTGAAAAGTTTTATTACATCTAGAGAACTGActgaacaccagagaacacacacaggagagaaaccttatagctgtgatcaatgtgggaagagttttatttcatctagccatctgactagacaccagcgagtacacacaggagagaaacgatTCCACTGTTCAGATTGTGGAAAAAGATTCTCAACTTCACAGAATTTGAAGaagcaccagaaaacacacacaggagagaaatcttatagctgtgatcaatgtgggaagacttttACTCAGTCAAGCTCCCTGAAATCCTACCGTAAACTACACACagaagagaaaccttttagctgtgatcaatgtggttag